A stretch of the Amycolatopsis sp. BJA-103 genome encodes the following:
- a CDS encoding S8 family peptidase: MSKSRKNLKSRKTRSGLVAGVALAGVTAAVATFGAGAANADQQGEIRGAGAANAVGGSYIVVLKPTAVGQGVAAASEITANVASKAQGLTGQYGTTLSRTYGSALNGFSIKADEAAAKRLAADPQVAYVVQNKTFKISETQDNPPSWGLDRVDQADLPLDNKYTYPTKADNVTAYVIDTGVRGSHKDFGDRATGGKDFVDNDDTPNDEHGHGTHVAGTIGGTDHGLAKGAKIVGVRVLDANGSGTTEGVVAGVDWVAANAKGPSVANMSLGGGADDALDEAVKGAIGKGVTFALAAGNESSDAGTTSPARVKEAITVAASDKTDKQASFSNYGSVVDLYAPGVDITSSWGTGDDATNTISGTSMAAPHVAGAAALYLSAHPDATPAQVAEGLVAAAADGKISNPTGGTANKLLQVK; encoded by the coding sequence GTGAGCAAGTCCCGGAAGAACCTGAAGTCCCGAAAGACCCGTAGCGGTTTGGTGGCGGGAGTCGCCCTCGCCGGTGTGACCGCGGCGGTCGCCACGTTCGGTGCGGGTGCGGCCAACGCCGACCAGCAGGGCGAGATCCGCGGCGCCGGTGCGGCCAACGCGGTCGGCGGCAGCTACATCGTCGTCCTCAAGCCCACCGCGGTCGGCCAGGGCGTGGCCGCGGCGAGCGAGATCACCGCGAACGTCGCCTCCAAGGCACAGGGCCTCACCGGTCAGTACGGCACCACGCTTTCCCGCACCTACGGCTCGGCGCTGAACGGCTTCTCGATCAAGGCCGACGAGGCCGCCGCGAAGCGCCTCGCCGCCGACCCGCAGGTCGCGTACGTCGTCCAGAACAAGACGTTCAAGATCAGCGAGACCCAGGACAACCCGCCGTCGTGGGGGCTCGACCGCGTCGACCAGGCGGACCTGCCGCTCGACAACAAGTACACGTACCCGACGAAGGCCGACAACGTCACCGCCTACGTCATCGACACCGGTGTCCGCGGCTCGCACAAGGACTTCGGTGACCGCGCGACCGGCGGCAAGGACTTCGTCGACAACGACGACACCCCCAACGACGAGCACGGTCACGGCACGCACGTCGCCGGCACCATCGGCGGCACGGACCACGGCCTGGCCAAGGGCGCCAAGATCGTCGGCGTCCGGGTGCTGGACGCCAACGGCAGCGGCACCACCGAGGGTGTCGTCGCCGGTGTCGACTGGGTCGCGGCGAACGCCAAGGGCCCGTCGGTCGCCAACATGAGCCTGGGCGGTGGCGCGGACGACGCCCTGGACGAGGCGGTCAAGGGAGCCATCGGCAAGGGCGTGACCTTCGCGCTCGCGGCGGGCAACGAGTCCTCCGACGCCGGCACCACCTCCCCGGCCCGCGTCAAGGAGGCCATCACGGTGGCCGCCAGCGACAAGACCGACAAGCAGGCCAGCTTCTCGAACTACGGTTCGGTCGTGGACCTCTACGCGCCGGGTGTCGACATCACCTCGTCGTGGGGAACCGGTGACGACGCCACGAACACCATCAGCGGTACCTCGATGGCCGCTCCGCACGTCGCGGGCGCTGCCGCCCTGTACCTCTCGGCCCACCCTGACGCCACCCCGGCCCAGGTCGCCGAAGGTCTGGTCGCCGCGGCCGCCGACGGCAAGATCAGCAACCCGACCGGGGGCACCGCGAACAAGCTGCTCCAGGTGAAGTAA
- a CDS encoding SDR family oxidoreductase encodes MVLRKNILITGASSGLGEGMARQYAARGRNLALAARRVDRLETLAAELKKAYPGITVVTRKLDVNDHDQVFTVFEEFREELGSLDRVIVNAGLAKGQPIGSGRFDANRQTLQTNFLAAAAQIEAAVGIFRKQKEGHLVVVSSFSALRPFPGNMTAYAASKTGVSALAEGTRIELMRTPIKVTQLLPGFIESEMNVDISKIPLAVKAETGAQALVKAIETEKAKAFVPSWPWTLLSKVFRFVPVSVLKKFA; translated from the coding sequence ATGGTCCTGCGGAAGAACATCCTGATCACCGGGGCGAGCTCCGGACTCGGCGAGGGAATGGCCAGGCAGTACGCCGCCAGAGGCCGCAATCTGGCACTGGCCGCCCGCCGTGTCGACAGGCTCGAAACCCTCGCCGCGGAACTCAAGAAGGCTTATCCCGGCATCACCGTGGTCACCCGGAAGCTGGACGTGAACGACCACGACCAGGTCTTCACCGTCTTCGAGGAGTTCCGTGAGGAGCTCGGCTCCCTCGACCGCGTGATCGTGAACGCGGGCCTCGCCAAGGGACAGCCGATCGGCTCCGGCCGGTTCGACGCCAACCGCCAGACCCTGCAGACCAACTTCCTCGCCGCGGCCGCCCAGATCGAGGCCGCCGTCGGCATCTTCCGTAAGCAGAAGGAAGGCCACCTCGTGGTCGTTTCCTCCTTCTCCGCGCTTCGCCCCTTCCCCGGCAACATGACCGCGTACGCCGCATCGAAGACGGGCGTCTCGGCGCTCGCCGAGGGCACCCGGATCGAGCTGATGAGGACGCCGATCAAGGTCACCCAGCTGCTGCCCGGGTTCATCGAGTCGGAGATGAACGTGGACATCTCGAAGATCCCGCTCGCCGTGAAGGCGGAGACCGGCGCGCAAGCGCTGGTCAAGGCGATCGAAACCGAGAAGGCGAAGGCGTTCGTGCCGTCGTGGCCGTGGACCCTGCTCTCGAAGGTGTTCCGGTTCGTCCCGGTGTCGGTGCTGAAGAAGTTCGCATGA
- a CDS encoding phosphotransferase family protein: MTLAEDKTVEVRGEDSFDPAVVHAWLSGHVPGLGDAPPVVRQFPGGASNLTYLLTYPDRELILRRPPLGHKAASAHDMRREFRVQQALRPVFPYVPEVLAFCDDETVLGGDFYVMERLEGLILRGDLPAGIDLSAESARELCGKVVDRLVELHAVDVEAAGLADLGKGAGYVERQVRGWSERFLKARTDNVPDCAEVMAWLKENQPSEVKICLIHNDYRLDNLVLDDDLGIVGVLDWEMATLGDPLMELGSTLAYWVQDDDDDVMKLSRRQPTHVPGMYTREEFVRRYAERSGLAIGDWTFYEVYGLFRLAVVIQQIYYRFHAGQTSNPALKDLWQFVGYLDGRCRRIIAKGQA, from the coding sequence ATGACCCTGGCCGAGGACAAGACCGTCGAGGTGCGCGGTGAGGACTCGTTCGACCCCGCGGTGGTGCACGCCTGGCTGTCCGGACACGTTCCGGGCCTCGGCGACGCGCCGCCCGTGGTTCGCCAGTTCCCCGGTGGAGCCTCGAATCTCACGTACCTGCTCACCTATCCGGACCGCGAGCTGATCCTGCGGCGCCCGCCGCTCGGGCACAAGGCCGCGTCCGCGCACGACATGCGCCGCGAGTTCCGCGTCCAGCAGGCGTTGCGGCCGGTCTTCCCTTACGTGCCCGAGGTTCTCGCCTTCTGCGACGACGAAACCGTGCTCGGCGGCGACTTCTACGTGATGGAACGCCTCGAAGGCCTGATCCTGCGGGGAGATCTGCCCGCGGGGATCGACCTGTCGGCCGAGAGCGCGCGTGAGTTGTGCGGCAAGGTCGTCGACCGGCTGGTGGAGCTGCACGCCGTCGACGTCGAGGCCGCCGGGCTGGCCGATCTCGGCAAGGGCGCCGGTTACGTCGAACGCCAGGTGCGCGGCTGGTCTGAGCGGTTTCTCAAGGCGCGCACGGACAACGTCCCCGACTGCGCCGAGGTGATGGCGTGGCTGAAGGAGAATCAGCCGTCCGAGGTCAAGATCTGCTTGATCCACAACGACTACCGGCTCGACAACCTGGTCCTCGACGACGATCTCGGCATCGTGGGCGTGCTGGACTGGGAGATGGCCACCCTCGGCGATCCGCTGATGGAACTCGGCAGCACGCTGGCGTACTGGGTGCAGGACGACGATGACGACGTCATGAAGCTCAGCCGCCGCCAGCCGACGCACGTGCCGGGGATGTACACGCGCGAGGAATTCGTGCGGCGGTACGCGGAACGCTCCGGCCTCGCGATCGGCGACTGGACGTTCTACGAGGTGTACGGCCTGTTCCGGCTCGCGGTGGTGATCCAGCAGATCTACTACCGCTTCCACGCGGGGCAGACGAGCAACCCGGCGCTGAAGGATCTCTGGCAGTTCGTCGGCTATCTCGACGGGCGTTGCCGCCGGATCATCGCGAAAGGCCAGGCGTAA
- a CDS encoding histidine phosphatase family protein, whose translation MGAIYLVRHGQASFGAENYDQLSPRGFEQSTVVGEELLRRGVEFTQARSGSLARQRDTAATALKTLGSGVAVVEDERWNEYDHVDIAKYHAAGVQQTDSRAYQAALDGALSAWIAAGADGPCAETWPQFLERVKGALADVVASLGKGEHAVVFSSGGVIATVCGALMGAPEAGLLKLNRVTVNAGITKLVSGRGGVTLLSFNEHPHFEAEAAKLLTYR comes from the coding sequence ATGGGCGCGATCTACCTGGTCCGGCACGGGCAGGCGTCATTCGGCGCGGAGAACTACGACCAGCTCTCGCCGCGCGGCTTCGAGCAGTCCACTGTGGTCGGTGAGGAACTGCTGCGGCGGGGTGTCGAGTTCACCCAGGCGCGGTCGGGTTCCCTTGCCCGCCAACGGGACACGGCCGCGACGGCGTTGAAGACGCTCGGTTCCGGGGTTGCCGTCGTCGAGGACGAACGCTGGAACGAGTACGACCACGTCGACATCGCGAAGTACCACGCGGCCGGTGTCCAGCAGACCGATTCGCGGGCGTATCAGGCCGCTTTGGACGGCGCGCTGAGCGCGTGGATCGCGGCCGGAGCCGACGGACCGTGCGCCGAGACCTGGCCTCAATTCTTGGAGCGGGTGAAGGGCGCGCTGGCGGACGTCGTGGCGTCATTGGGCAAAGGCGAGCACGCCGTCGTCTTCAGCTCCGGTGGGGTGATCGCGACGGTCTGCGGCGCGCTGATGGGCGCGCCCGAGGCGGGGCTGCTGAAACTGAACCGGGTCACCGTGAACGCGGGCATCACCAAACTGGTGTCCGGCCGCGGCGGGGTGACCCTGCTGTCGTTCAACGAACATCCGCACTTCGAGGCGGAAGCCGCGAAACTGCTCACCTACCGCTAG
- a CDS encoding SMP-30/gluconolactonase/LRE family protein encodes MAFGEVTVIPVNGHGPEDVVVDDQGRVYTGVDDGRILRVSPDGKRIDVLGDTGGRPLGLEFYGDDLLICDAKAGLLTMPLAGGDITTLATSAVGLDFVFCNNAAVAADGTVYFTDSSRRFGIEKWRDDLIEQTGGGRLLRRTPDGKIEQLADGFQFANGVALPPDESYVAVAETGAYRVARVWLTGDRAGTRDYLVDDLWGYPDNISTGSDGLIWITVASPKVPALSLIQKLPAPLRAGVRALPTSLQPAPARECGVRGVTPDGKQVHELRGEIDGFHVLVGVRERAGKLYFGSLEDNAIAVTSV; translated from the coding sequence ATGGCGTTCGGCGAGGTCACGGTCATCCCGGTCAACGGGCACGGTCCCGAAGACGTCGTGGTCGACGACCAGGGGCGCGTCTACACCGGCGTCGACGACGGGCGGATCCTGCGCGTCTCGCCGGACGGCAAGCGGATCGACGTCCTCGGCGACACCGGCGGCCGCCCGCTGGGGCTGGAGTTCTACGGCGACGATCTCCTGATCTGCGACGCCAAAGCCGGGCTGCTGACGATGCCGCTCGCCGGTGGCGACATCACCACCCTGGCGACTTCGGCGGTGGGCCTCGACTTCGTGTTCTGCAACAACGCCGCCGTGGCCGCCGACGGCACGGTGTACTTCACCGACTCGTCGCGGCGGTTCGGCATCGAGAAGTGGCGCGACGACCTGATCGAGCAGACCGGCGGCGGACGGTTGTTGCGCCGCACCCCGGACGGGAAGATCGAGCAGCTCGCCGACGGTTTCCAGTTCGCCAACGGGGTCGCGCTGCCGCCCGACGAGTCCTATGTGGCCGTGGCCGAAACCGGCGCCTACCGGGTCGCTCGCGTGTGGCTCACGGGCGACCGGGCGGGCACGCGGGACTATCTCGTCGACGACCTGTGGGGCTACCCCGACAACATCTCGACCGGCAGCGACGGGCTGATCTGGATCACCGTGGCGAGCCCGAAGGTGCCCGCGCTTTCCTTGATACAGAAGCTCCCCGCGCCGCTGCGGGCCGGTGTCCGCGCGCTGCCGACGTCGCTCCAGCCCGCGCCCGCGCGGGAATGCGGGGTGCGCGGGGTGACTCCGGACGGGAAGCAGGTCCACGAACTGCGCGGGGAGATCGACGGGTTCCATGTCCTCGTCGGGGTCCGGGAACGAGCGGGGAAGCTGTACTTCGGCTCCCTGGAGGACAACGCGATCGCCGTCACGTCAGTCTAG
- a CDS encoding VOC family protein: MNRKSREFQVSFDALDPKALSTFWRDALGYVHPGPPGVEVPEGTDPLDAWDEFLERVGVPVEQRNSRSALQDPDGVGPRIFFQQVPEDKIAKNRIHLDLRAAPGLEGDERMAALEAECDRLVALGAKRIQRFEPEQPLSLGFIVMNDPEGNEFCLD, encoded by the coding sequence ATGAACCGCAAGAGCCGCGAATTCCAGGTCAGCTTCGACGCCCTCGACCCGAAAGCCCTGTCGACCTTCTGGCGCGACGCCCTGGGCTACGTCCACCCCGGCCCGCCGGGGGTCGAAGTGCCCGAGGGCACCGATCCGCTGGACGCGTGGGACGAGTTCCTCGAGCGGGTCGGCGTGCCCGTGGAGCAGCGCAACAGCAGGTCGGCCCTCCAGGACCCGGACGGCGTGGGACCGAGGATCTTCTTCCAGCAGGTCCCGGAGGACAAGATCGCCAAGAACCGCATCCACCTCGATCTCCGCGCCGCTCCCGGTCTCGAGGGGGACGAGCGCATGGCGGCACTCGAGGCCGAGTGCGACAGGCTGGTCGCGCTGGGGGCGAAGCGGATTCAGCGCTTCGAGCCCGAGCAGCCGCTGAGCCTCGGTTTCATCGTGATGAACGACCCGGAGGGCAACGAATTCTGCCTAGACTGA
- a CDS encoding helix-turn-helix transcriptional regulator, with protein MEDERGTTERVLTLLGLLQQRAVWTGPELGERLGVTPRTIRRDIERLRALGYPVQASNGVGGGYQLGPGHDMPPLLLDDEEAIATAVSLLAGAGSGDAALRALTKLDRVLPTRLRHEVRALSGSVVSFDGSRAPIDPDVLMTLARACRDEVEAGFGYPSSSGSTVRRVEPYRLVASGRRWYLLAFDLDRDDWRTFRVDKMAEVAARSWRFRPRPAPDAAAYVQENVASRVYQHQARFLVHAPASVVRAQIPASAAVVRERGDARCEVLSGAGDLDFLLMHVVVLGHSFEVIEPVELEERCRVLAERLLSAGGSVRE; from the coding sequence ATGGAGGACGAGCGGGGCACGACCGAGCGGGTGCTCACCCTGCTCGGACTGCTGCAGCAACGCGCGGTGTGGACCGGTCCCGAACTGGGCGAACGGCTCGGCGTCACCCCGCGCACGATCCGGCGGGACATCGAGCGGCTGCGCGCCCTCGGCTATCCGGTGCAGGCCAGCAACGGCGTCGGCGGTGGCTACCAGCTCGGCCCCGGCCACGACATGCCGCCACTGTTGCTGGACGACGAGGAGGCGATCGCCACCGCGGTCTCCCTGCTCGCCGGCGCGGGCAGCGGTGACGCCGCGCTCCGGGCCCTCACCAAACTGGACCGGGTGCTGCCGACCAGACTCCGGCACGAGGTCCGCGCGCTCTCCGGCTCGGTGGTCTCGTTCGACGGAAGCCGCGCGCCGATCGACCCCGACGTGCTCATGACACTGGCGCGCGCGTGCCGCGACGAGGTCGAGGCGGGCTTCGGCTATCCGTCCTCCTCGGGTTCCACGGTGCGGCGGGTCGAGCCGTACCGGTTGGTGGCCTCGGGACGGCGTTGGTATCTCTTGGCTTTCGACCTCGACCGTGACGACTGGCGCACTTTCCGCGTCGACAAGATGGCCGAGGTTGCCGCGCGTTCGTGGCGTTTCCGTCCGCGTCCGGCGCCTGATGCGGCGGCTTATGTCCAGGAGAACGTGGCGAGCCGGGTCTATCAGCATCAGGCGCGGTTTTTGGTGCACGCGCCCGCTTCGGTCGTGCGGGCGCAGATCCCGGCGTCGGCCGCGGTGGTGCGGGAACGGGGGGACGCGCGGTGCGAGGTTTTGAGCGGGGCGGGGGATCTCGATTTCCTGCTGATGCACGTGGTGGTGCTGGGGCATTCCTTCGAGGTGATCGAGCCGGTGGAACTGGAGGAACGGTGCCGGGTTCTGGCCGAACGGTTGCTTTCGGCTGGGGGTTCCGTTCGCGAGTGA
- a CDS encoding enoyl-CoA hydratase family protein, which yields MSPFRATPPITANWEHFEFTVDDGVATVTLDRPEKLNALTFDIYADLRDLLAELPHRGDVRVLVITGRGRGFCSGGDVEEIIGELQKMESAELLEFTRMTGAVVKALRECPIPVIAAVNGVAAGAGSVIALASDFRLLASSAKFAFLFTKVGLAGADMGSAYLLPRLVGLGRATELLMLGDKIDAARAEAIGLASQVVPDSDLPSAASSLARRLADGPALAYSTTKVLLTREQDMDLGSSIELEAITQALLMTAKDHGEFYAAWVAGRSPQWTGR from the coding sequence ATGAGCCCGTTCCGCGCCACGCCGCCGATCACGGCGAACTGGGAACATTTCGAGTTCACTGTGGACGATGGCGTCGCCACGGTCACCTTGGACCGCCCCGAAAAACTGAACGCGCTCACCTTCGACATCTACGCGGACCTCCGCGACCTGCTGGCCGAACTGCCGCACCGCGGCGACGTCCGGGTGCTGGTCATCACCGGCCGCGGCCGCGGGTTCTGCTCCGGCGGCGACGTCGAAGAGATCATCGGCGAACTGCAGAAAATGGAGTCCGCGGAACTGCTGGAGTTCACCCGCATGACCGGCGCGGTGGTGAAAGCGCTGCGTGAGTGCCCCATCCCGGTGATCGCCGCGGTGAACGGCGTCGCGGCGGGCGCGGGTTCGGTGATCGCACTGGCCAGTGACTTCCGGCTGCTGGCCTCGTCGGCGAAGTTCGCTTTCCTGTTCACGAAGGTCGGGCTGGCCGGGGCGGACATGGGCTCGGCGTACCTGCTGCCGCGGCTGGTCGGCTTGGGGCGGGCGACGGAGTTGCTGATGCTGGGCGACAAGATCGACGCCGCGCGGGCCGAGGCCATCGGGCTGGCTTCGCAGGTCGTCCCCGACTCCGACTTGCCTTCCGCGGCTTCTTCGTTGGCACGGCGTCTGGCCGATGGCCCGGCTCTGGCGTACAGCACCACGAAGGTGCTGCTGACGCGCGAGCAGGACATGGACCTGGGGAGCTCCATCGAGCTCGAGGCGATCACGCAGGCTTTGCTGATGACCGCCAAGGACCACGGGGAGTTCTATGCCGCCTGGGTGGCCGGGCGCTCACCTCAATGGACCGGGCGCTAG
- a CDS encoding SDR family NAD(P)-dependent oxidoreductase, whose product MSRIVVVTGGTRGIGAAIAARFQAAGDQVHAPGRADCDVTDEDAVARYFDGLGPVDVLVNNAGISASAPLVKTSLDQWRTQIEVNATGAFLCTRAVLPGMRSRGTGRIVTVASTASHIGYRYTAGYTASKHAAVGLMRATAAEVAGTGVTANAVCPAFVRTDMTAASMARIQERTGRDEAGAEAALAAASPLGRLLEPDEVAHAVTFFAAAEAAAINGQTLVLDGGGIQS is encoded by the coding sequence GTGAGCAGGATCGTCGTCGTCACCGGCGGGACGCGCGGGATCGGCGCGGCCATCGCCGCCCGATTCCAGGCCGCCGGCGACCAGGTGCACGCCCCCGGCCGGGCCGACTGCGACGTCACCGACGAGGACGCCGTCGCCCGGTACTTCGACGGCCTCGGGCCGGTGGACGTCCTGGTGAACAACGCCGGGATCTCGGCGAGCGCGCCGCTGGTGAAGACGTCGCTGGACCAGTGGCGGACCCAGATCGAGGTCAACGCGACCGGCGCTTTCCTGTGCACACGGGCGGTTCTGCCCGGCATGCGCTCGCGCGGCACCGGCCGGATCGTCACCGTCGCCTCGACGGCGTCGCACATCGGCTACCGCTACACGGCGGGCTATACGGCCTCGAAGCACGCCGCCGTCGGCCTGATGCGCGCCACCGCCGCCGAGGTCGCGGGCACCGGCGTCACCGCGAACGCCGTCTGCCCCGCCTTCGTGCGCACGGACATGACGGCCGCCTCGATGGCCCGGATCCAGGAACGGACCGGCCGCGACGAAGCCGGCGCGGAAGCCGCCCTCGCCGCCGCGTCCCCGCTCGGCCGCCTGCTCGAACCAGACGAGGTCGCCCACGCGGTGACCTTCTTCGCGGCCGCCGAAGCCGCCGCGATCAACGGACAGACACTCGTCCTCGATGGAGGTGGGATCCAATCATGA
- a CDS encoding benzoate-CoA ligase family protein: MTFNLATHFVDRLPGSRTALVCGDEEVTYADLAARVNRAGNVLRELGVRSGQRVLLALNDSIEFVAVWYAAQKIGAVTAEVYSFLQPKDYAYYLDYTEAVVVVADPATLPALRQAGARNLLVIGDVALEPGEHSFATMVASASAELEAAPTSLDDVAIWKFTTGSTGSPKACVHPARSALESFDRYALGVLGLREDDRVLAVPKLFFGYARDLTALFPFGVGASGIVFPQRSTAELLFSLIERHRPTILVNVPTMMSAMIAHPSAAGVDMSSLRLATSAGEALPSELHRKWDNLFGVPVIDGIGSSEAYHIYLSNVPGAQRVGSLGREVPGYTARILDESDDPLPDGEIGTLEVTGPTIAREYHGDTEKTARTFHGDTVRTGDLFSRDADGYFHHHGRADDLLKVSGVFVAPSEIEDCLIGHPAVVDCAVLGVSVDGLVVPRACVVLAEGLSVTPEELKDHARTHLAKHKYPREVVFVTELPRTANGKLDRRALRRVEAE, from the coding sequence ATGACCTTCAATCTGGCGACCCATTTCGTGGACCGCCTCCCCGGTTCCCGCACGGCGCTGGTGTGCGGTGACGAGGAAGTCACCTACGCGGATTTGGCGGCGCGGGTGAACCGGGCCGGGAACGTGCTGCGGGAGCTCGGTGTCCGAAGTGGACAACGGGTCCTGCTGGCGCTGAACGACAGCATCGAGTTCGTGGCCGTCTGGTACGCGGCGCAGAAGATCGGCGCGGTCACCGCAGAGGTGTATTCCTTCCTGCAGCCCAAGGATTACGCGTACTACCTGGACTACACCGAGGCCGTGGTCGTCGTCGCCGATCCCGCGACCCTTCCTGCGCTGCGCCAGGCCGGGGCGCGGAACCTGCTGGTGATCGGCGACGTCGCTTTGGAGCCCGGCGAGCACTCGTTCGCCACGATGGTCGCTTCGGCCTCCGCGGAACTGGAAGCCGCTCCGACTTCGTTGGACGACGTCGCGATCTGGAAGTTCACCACCGGAAGCACCGGTTCGCCCAAGGCGTGCGTGCACCCGGCGCGCAGCGCGCTGGAGAGTTTCGACCGGTACGCGCTGGGAGTGCTCGGCCTGCGCGAAGACGATCGCGTGCTCGCCGTGCCGAAACTGTTCTTCGGCTACGCGCGGGATCTGACCGCGTTGTTCCCGTTCGGCGTCGGCGCTTCCGGGATCGTGTTCCCGCAGCGCAGCACCGCCGAGCTGCTGTTCTCGCTGATCGAGCGCCACCGGCCGACGATCCTGGTCAACGTGCCGACCATGATGAGCGCGATGATCGCCCATCCTTCGGCGGCAGGAGTGGACATGAGCTCGCTGCGGCTCGCGACGTCGGCGGGCGAGGCGCTGCCTTCCGAGCTGCATCGCAAGTGGGACAACCTGTTCGGTGTCCCGGTGATCGACGGGATCGGCTCCTCGGAGGCGTACCACATCTATCTGTCCAATGTGCCCGGCGCGCAGCGGGTCGGCAGCCTCGGCCGCGAGGTCCCCGGCTACACCGCCCGCATCCTCGACGAGAGTGACGATCCCTTGCCGGACGGCGAGATCGGCACCCTGGAGGTCACCGGTCCGACCATCGCCCGCGAGTATCACGGCGACACGGAGAAGACCGCGCGGACGTTCCACGGCGACACCGTGCGCACCGGCGACCTCTTCAGCCGCGATGCCGACGGGTACTTCCACCACCACGGCCGGGCCGACGACCTGCTGAAGGTGTCCGGCGTGTTCGTCGCGCCGAGCGAGATCGAAGACTGCCTGATCGGTCATCCCGCCGTCGTCGACTGCGCGGTACTGGGCGTGAGCGTCGACGGCCTGGTGGTCCCGCGGGCGTGCGTCGTCCTGGCGGAAGGCCTTTCCGTCACCCCGGAAGAACTGAAGGACCACGCGCGGACCCATCTGGCGAAGCACAAGTATCCGCGCGAGGTGGTGTTCGTGACCGAACTCCCCCGCACCGCCAACGGAAAACTCGATCGGCGCGCGTTGCGCCGGGTGGAGGCAGAGTGA
- a CDS encoding creatininase family protein produces MTYFADLSSRQVAALASDARVPVLLLPVGAVEPHGPHAPLGTDPLISRGMCERAAARLAGDPGVRVLILPEVPYGVTRFAAGFAGGISIGEETLHALLTEICGALAEQGLPRILLVNNHFEPAHLAVLRRVTETAGVGLVDLVRRRYAARLTDEFRSGECHAGQYETSLVLADRPDLVDAVVQRDLPAVHVDLARGGVTDFASAGMTEAYCGTPAQATAEEGEKTFSVLTDILVEAIRELV; encoded by the coding sequence GTGACGTACTTCGCGGATTTGAGCTCGCGCCAGGTCGCCGCGCTCGCGTCCGACGCGCGCGTTCCCGTGCTGCTGTTGCCGGTGGGCGCCGTCGAACCGCACGGACCGCACGCGCCGCTGGGCACCGATCCCCTGATCTCACGGGGAATGTGCGAGCGCGCCGCCGCGCGGCTGGCGGGCGACCCCGGCGTTCGTGTGCTGATCCTGCCAGAGGTGCCCTACGGCGTGACCCGGTTCGCGGCCGGGTTCGCGGGCGGCATCTCGATCGGCGAGGAGACGCTGCACGCGCTGCTGACCGAGATCTGCGGCGCGCTCGCCGAGCAAGGACTCCCCCGGATCCTGCTGGTCAACAACCATTTCGAGCCCGCGCACCTCGCCGTACTGCGGCGGGTGACGGAAACCGCGGGCGTCGGCCTCGTGGACCTGGTCCGCCGCCGGTACGCGGCGCGGCTCACCGACGAGTTCCGCTCCGGCGAGTGTCATGCCGGGCAGTACGAGACGTCGCTGGTGCTCGCCGACCGGCCGGACCTCGTGGACGCCGTCGTCCAGCGCGACCTGCCCGCCGTCCACGTCGACCTGGCGCGCGGCGGGGTCACCGACTTCGCCTCGGCCGGGATGACCGAGGCCTATTGCGGAACCCCCGCCCAGGCGACCGCCGAAGAAGGCGAGAAGACCTTCTCGGTGCTCACCGACATCCTGGTCGAAGCGATCCGGGAGCTGGTATGA
- a CDS encoding PaaX family transcriptional regulator, translating into MPESATPHGDPGPQELVMTLLGTYVSPRESRRVWSGGLVGVLAGLGYSDGAARIALARLARRDLLARHKSGRLVHYSLTRRTIALLDDGDRRIFSLGRREREVGEWTVLWQSIPESRRQARERLVRRLRFLGFGPVQDGTWIAPHDREAEVLALLAELDVSEHAGLMLGTPSAGLDVRRFAGRAWNLDGLAARYDAFVRDFGGYSGDLPDAEAFQVRTWLTHTFRAFPSLDPELPVGLVPAPPSRAAAVELFHDLYEALAPAAQRHFDEVTEP; encoded by the coding sequence ATGCCCGAATCGGCCACACCTCACGGCGACCCAGGTCCCCAGGAACTGGTGATGACGCTGCTCGGCACCTACGTGTCGCCGCGCGAGAGCCGCCGTGTCTGGTCCGGCGGCCTGGTCGGCGTGCTCGCCGGGCTGGGCTACTCCGACGGCGCGGCGCGGATCGCGCTGGCCAGGCTCGCCCGCCGCGATCTGCTCGCGAGACACAAGTCGGGCAGGCTCGTCCACTACTCGCTGACCCGCCGCACGATCGCGTTGCTCGACGACGGCGACCGCCGGATCTTCTCCCTCGGCAGGCGCGAACGCGAGGTCGGGGAGTGGACGGTCCTGTGGCAGAGCATCCCCGAAAGCCGCCGTCAGGCCCGGGAACGGCTGGTGCGACGGCTGCGCTTCCTGGGTTTCGGCCCGGTACAGGACGGCACCTGGATTGCCCCGCACGACCGCGAGGCCGAGGTGCTCGCCCTGCTGGCCGAATTGGACGTCTCCGAACACGCCGGGCTGATGCTCGGGACACCGTCGGCGGGGCTCGACGTCCGGCGGTTCGCCGGCCGGGCCTGGAACCTCGACGGCCTCGCCGCGCGTTACGACGCGTTCGTCCGAGATTTCGGCGGATATTCAGGCGACCTGCCTGACGCCGAGGCGTTCCAGGTCCGAACCTGGCTGACGCACACCTTCCGCGCCTTCCCGTCGCTCGATCCGGAACTCCCGGTCGGGCTGGTGCCCGCTCCGCCGAGCCGGGCGGCCGCGGTCGAGCTCTTCCACGATCTTTACGAGGCGCTGGCACCGGCGGCACAGCGCCACTTCGATGAGGTGACCGAACCATGA